In Pseudomonadota bacterium, the genomic stretch CAAGGTGATCGAGATCCAGCCCCACGGAGTCGACAAGGGCCGCGTCGTACGGACGCTGCGACAGGAACATCCGAGCGCGGCGTTCCTCGCGTTGGGCGACGACGAGACGGACGAGTCGATGTTCGAGGCGCTCCCGGACGACGGCATCGCGGTGCACGTCGGCCCGAAGTCGAGCCGCGCGCCCTACCGCTTGCCGGATCACAAGGCGGCCCGCGCTCTCCTGCGACGGCTCCTCACTTGAACGCCGCTTCTTTCGACCTTGGCATAGTTCCGGAAATCGCCGACGGACCACTTGTCCGGCGAGAATCGTGCGTTACTTTCTTAGTACGTCCTCCCCAACAGCGAGCTGGATACAAGGGCACATGTCGTCCTGGGAGGACGTCCGGCGGCGAGGGGGGATCGGCGTCCTCCGGGTTTGACACGCCCGCGTCCCCGTCTTACGAATGTTCCCCCATGAGCGCTTCTTCTCCAATCGCCGACGTCGTCGTCGTCCTCGCCGCGGGGATGGGGACCCGGCTGAAGTCCGATCAGGGACCGCCCAAGCCGCTCGTCCCGCTCGGCGGGAGGCCGCTCGTCCTGCGCGTCCTCGACAGGTTCGCGGAGGCCGGCGTGCGCGAGGCGATCGTCGTCCTCGGGCACCGCGCCGACGAGGTGCGGGGCGGGATCGAGGGCGGCGCCCCGGCCATCCCGGTGACGTTCGCCTTGAACCCGCGCTACCGGATGAGCAACGGCCTCTCGGTGCTCGCGGCGAGCGAGGCCGTCGGCGCCCGGCCGTTCTTCCTGTCGATGTCCGACCACGTGTTCGAGCCGTCGCTGATCCGCGGGCTGGGCTCGGCAGCGCTCCCGGAGGACGGCCTCGTGCTCGCCGTGGACCGCAAGCTCGACAGGATCTTCGACGAGGATGACGCGACCAAGGTGCGCACCGAGGGCGGGTGCATCGTCGAGATACACAAGGAGCTCGCGGCGTTCGACGCCGTGGACACCGGCCTGTTCGCCTGCACGCCGGCGCTGTTCTCAGCCATCCGCGAGGCCGCCGCGCGGCGCCCGGACGGCGACTGCTCGCTATCGGACGGCGTCAAGGCGCTCGCGGCGGGTGGCCGCGCCCTGGTGCACGACATCGGGGACGGCTGGTGGCAGGACGTCGACACGCCCGAGGCGATGGCGCACGCCGCCCTGCGGATGGCGGAGATGGAGGGACGACGATGAGGATGGAGCTCGTCTGGGCGGTCGCGGT encodes the following:
- a CDS encoding NTP transferase domain-containing protein, coding for MSASSPIADVVVVLAAGMGTRLKSDQGPPKPLVPLGGRPLVLRVLDRFAEAGVREAIVVLGHRADEVRGGIEGGAPAIPVTFALNPRYRMSNGLSVLAASEAVGARPFFLSMSDHVFEPSLIRGLGSAALPEDGLVLAVDRKLDRIFDEDDATKVRTEGGCIVEIHKELAAFDAVDTGLFACTPALFSAIREAAARRPDGDCSLSDGVKALAAGGRALVHDIGDGWWQDVDTPEAMAHAALRMAEMEGRR